A region of the Deinococcota bacterium genome:
GAGGACCTCAGCTTTCTCTACGAGGAGGAGGGCTGGTTCGACGTTCTCTCGCCGGAACTCATCGAGCTGATCAGCACCGACGAGGGCATCTGGACCGAGCCCGTCAACATCCACCGCTCCAACGTGATGTGGTATGTCCCGGCCAACCTGGAGGAATGGGGCGTCTCGGTACCGACGAACTGGGATGAGTTTTTGCAGGTCTGCCCCACCTTGCAAGAGCAGGGCGTGACGCCGCTCGTCGTCGCCGAAGCCTGGACGCAGCAGCACCTCTGGGAGTCCGTCGCCCTGGGCGTGCTCGGCATCGACGACTACAACGCCCTCTGGACGGGTGAACTGGCCTTCGACGAGCCACGCGCCGCCCGTGTCTGGGAGGTCTTTGGCGAGGTGATGGCCTGCACCAACGACGACGCCGCCGGCCTCTCCTGGCAGCAAGCTACCGACCGGCTCGTGGAGGGCGAGGCCGCCTTCAACATCATGGGCGACTGGGCCGCCGGCTACATGGTCACCACGCTC
Encoded here:
- a CDS encoding ABC transporter substrate-binding protein produces the protein EDLSFLYEEEGWFDVLSPELIELISTDEGIWTEPVNIHRSNVMWYVPANLEEWGVSVPTNWDEFLQVCPTLQEQGVTPLVVAEAWTQQHLWESVALGVLGIDDYNALWTGELAFDEPRAARVWEVFGEVMACTNDDAAGLSWQQATDRLVEGEAAFNIMGDWAAGYMVTTLGLEPGEGFGWAPSPDTEGAFMLLSDSFGLPVGAANRENTTEWLRTLGSLEGQDTFNPLKGSIAARTDSDLSLYNAYLQAAAEDFQANRLVPSLVHGAAANPTFQDQFATALNIYLDTGDAQAAAATTQELAVQTGLGQ